AAACATGGTTGTTTTACAGACATAAAAGAACGTAAAGTAAAAGACGAGCAGTGTACACTTGAAAAAATCTGGGCTATTGGTGGCGAAAACGGTTGGTATTACGGTACGTTTTTATGGAAAATCAGAGGTTTTTTAGATAAACTAGTTGGTGGTATTGGTTTACGTCGTGGACGTACTAATAAAACTAAAATTAAAACTGGAGATGCTTTAGACTTTTGGCGTGTCCTTTTAGCAGACAAAGAAGAACAGCGTCTAATACTCTTTGCGGAAATGAAACTTCCCGGAGAAGCCTGGTTAGAATTTAGAGTGGCCAAAGGTAAAGTTTACCAACGTGCTACTTTTAGACCTAGAGGATTGGCTGGTCGTTTGTATTGGTATAGCGTACTCCCTTTTCATGGTTTTATTTTTAAAGGGATGATTAACAAATTAGCCAATGCCTAAAAATATAAAAAAACAAAACCTTCCAACCAAAACATGCCCAACCTGCCAATTACCTTTTACTTGGCGTAAAAAATGGGAAAAGAGTTGGAATGACGTAAAATATTGTAGTGAAAAATGCAGACGAAACAAAACAAAAACAGCTTAGTTTGGTTT
The genomic region above belongs to Olleya sp. Hel_I_94 and contains:
- a CDS encoding DUF2256 domain-containing protein, which encodes MPKNIKKQNLPTKTCPTCQLPFTWRKKWEKSWNDVKYCSEKCRRNKTKTA